From a region of the Campylobacter showae genome:
- the tviB gene encoding Vi polysaccharide biosynthesis UDP-N-acetylglucosamine C-6 dehydrogenase TviB gives MKIAVIGLGYVGLPLAAAFSEKYEVTGFDVNAARIEELKSGYDRTLELSAEQMKKAIESGMKFSLNLDDIKDCNFFIVTVPTPIDKNKRPDLTPVVKATQSVAKVLKKGDIVVYESTVYPGVTEEICVPLLEQSGLKFNEDFFCGYSPERINPGDKEHTVTKIKKITSGSTPEVADKVDEVYRSIITAGTHKAPTIKVAEAAKVIENTQRDINIAFMNELAMIFNKMNIDTNAVLQAAGTKWNFLNFRPGLVGGHCIGVDPYYLTHKAQELGFHPEMILAGRRINDNMGKYAADQVVKLMIKRGVLINSARVLVLGLTFKENCPDIRNSRVIDVIEELRDFGCSVDVYDPWADEAEVKREYGIAPLKSFDEADYDCVVIAVAHDKFKGLKFSKALVYDIKNVYENADARL, from the coding sequence ATGAAAATAGCCGTTATCGGACTAGGATACGTCGGGCTGCCTTTGGCGGCTGCATTTAGCGAAAAATATGAAGTCACGGGCTTTGACGTAAACGCTGCCCGCATAGAGGAGCTTAAAAGCGGGTATGATCGCACGCTAGAGCTAAGCGCCGAGCAGATGAAAAAAGCGATAGAAAGCGGTATGAAATTTAGCCTAAATTTGGACGATATAAAGGATTGTAATTTCTTTATCGTTACCGTCCCGACGCCGATCGATAAAAACAAGCGTCCAGATTTGACGCCAGTGGTAAAAGCCACGCAAAGCGTCGCAAAGGTACTAAAAAAGGGCGATATCGTCGTGTATGAAAGCACGGTGTATCCGGGCGTTACGGAGGAGATCTGCGTGCCGCTGCTTGAGCAAAGCGGGCTTAAATTTAACGAGGACTTTTTCTGCGGATACTCGCCTGAGCGCATAAATCCGGGCGACAAAGAGCACACGGTAACTAAAATCAAAAAAATCACTAGCGGCTCGACGCCCGAGGTAGCCGACAAGGTCGATGAGGTCTATCGCTCGATCATAACGGCCGGCACGCACAAAGCGCCTACTATAAAGGTCGCCGAGGCCGCCAAGGTCATCGAAAACACTCAGCGCGATATAAATATCGCCTTTATGAACGAGCTTGCGATGATATTTAACAAGATGAACATCGACACGAACGCCGTTTTGCAGGCGGCGGGCACGAAGTGGAATTTCTTAAATTTCCGCCCGGGCCTAGTCGGCGGCCACTGCATCGGCGTAGATCCATACTATCTCACGCACAAGGCGCAGGAGCTGGGCTTTCATCCCGAGATGATCCTAGCCGGACGCCGTATAAACGACAATATGGGCAAATACGCCGCCGATCAGGTCGTAAAACTGATGATAAAAAGGGGCGTTTTGATAAATTCGGCTCGCGTTTTGGTGCTTGGGCTTACGTTTAAAGAAAACTGCCCCGACATCCGCAACTCGCGCGTGATAGACGTGATCGAGGAGCTTAGGGATTTTGGTTGCAGTGTGGACGTCTACGATCCGTGGGCGGACGAAGCGGAGGTAAAGCGCGAATACGGTATCGCGCCGCTAAAAAGCTTTGACGAAGCGGACTACGACTGCGTCGTGATCGCCGTCGCACACGATAAATTTAAAGGGTTAAAATTTAGCAAAGCGCTCGTTTACGATATCAAAAACGTTTACGAAAACGCTGACGCAAGGCTGTAA
- a CDS encoding glycosyltransferase encodes MKVLFIISTLQAGGAERVMSLLASYFAKFHDVTLLKFDTKPPFYELDERIKLIDLPFPMVKKGFFANLIRRVKKFFYQRNLIKNGDFDVVISSMDSTNINVILSNLFINKPLFISEHSSADFFKGRGWLFLRRLLYPLASGLTVLTKEDYEYYSFVKNKTVMYNPMFEAKKQGLPKENIILFVGRLISLKGCDVFLKAMSLVDKELLKDWKIVIAGAGEERQRLELIAHEQLHLDAEFIGQTSDVASLYERAKILVSSSKTEGLPNVLIESVFFNCARVATATSGAKELIEDGKDGFLVPIDDVKALGSKIELLMRDEGLRQELVNNASERENSFKTDQIYQKWMDFITQNIKG; translated from the coding sequence ATGAAGGTTTTATTTATAATTTCGACCCTGCAAGCAGGCGGCGCCGAGCGCGTTATGAGCTTGCTAGCGAGCTATTTTGCGAAATTTCACGACGTAACGCTTTTAAAATTTGACACCAAACCACCGTTTTACGAGCTAGACGAGAGGATAAAGCTGATAGATTTGCCTTTCCCGATGGTGAAAAAGGGGTTTTTCGCAAATTTAATAAGGCGCGTGAAAAAGTTTTTTTATCAGCGAAATTTGATCAAAAACGGCGACTTCGACGTCGTTATATCCTCGATGGACAGTACCAATATCAACGTGATTTTGTCGAATTTATTTATAAACAAGCCGCTTTTTATCAGCGAGCATTCAAGCGCCGATTTTTTCAAAGGGCGCGGCTGGCTGTTTTTGCGCCGTTTGCTCTATCCGCTAGCTAGCGGACTCACGGTCCTTACGAAAGAGGACTACGAATACTATAGCTTCGTAAAAAATAAAACCGTTATGTACAATCCGATGTTTGAAGCCAAAAAGCAGGGCTTGCCGAAGGAAAATATCATCCTTTTCGTCGGCCGTCTAATCTCGCTTAAAGGTTGCGACGTATTTTTAAAGGCTATGAGCCTAGTCGATAAAGAGCTTTTAAAAGACTGGAAAATCGTGATAGCGGGCGCTGGCGAAGAGAGGCAAAGGCTAGAGCTCATCGCGCACGAGCAGCTACATCTGGATGCCGAATTTATCGGGCAAACAAGCGACGTAGCTTCGCTTTACGAAAGGGCTAAAATCCTCGTCTCAAGCTCTAAAACCGAGGGCTTGCCAAACGTTTTAATCGAGAGCGTATTTTTTAACTGCGCCAGGGTAGCGACTGCGACAAGCGGTGCAAAAGAGCTCATCGAGGACGGCAAGGACGGATTTTTGGTGCCGATAGACGACGTAAAAGCGCTCGGAAGCAAAATCGAACTTTTGATGCGCGACGAGGGGCTAAGACAGGAGCTTGTAAACAATGCTAGCGAGCGTGAAAATAGCTTTAAAACCGATCAAATTTATCAAAAGTGGATGGATTTTATCACTCAAAATATAAAGGGCTAA
- a CDS encoding glycosyltransferase family 2 protein produces MLKVSIIIPTYNRKELFEAALKSALAQDYENKEIIISDDNSNDGTRELAQSYVAKFDNVKYVLNQTYDRGPNGNKNNGFDHASGDAFVILDDDDLLIEGAISKMAAVLEQGYASVWANCYFEIDGEPTTKFSGFGLSKSGEISPQDYYDGKITGEFLIMFRRDAIGQRRFKKGLYGSENTLWIYLFDLPAYYLHDAVRIYRFHRSDSVTINSFKRPLCIMKGYAMTAELILQKIAEKNAQASASGSNSAEPKFRVNDAHIAILYKMAAYYAKFGGEYKKMYEYLFKSLKFKFTKEALAMLILSPFPKSMILFLTKIRVWIYKKTHGE; encoded by the coding sequence ATGCTAAAAGTAAGCATAATAATCCCAACCTACAACCGCAAAGAGCTTTTTGAAGCCGCCCTAAAAAGCGCGCTGGCTCAAGACTACGAAAATAAAGAAATCATAATCAGCGACGACAACTCAAACGACGGCACGCGCGAGCTCGCGCAAAGCTACGTCGCCAAATTTGACAACGTAAAATACGTCTTAAACCAAACTTACGACCGCGGCCCAAACGGCAATAAAAACAACGGCTTTGATCACGCTAGCGGCGATGCTTTCGTGATACTAGACGACGATGACTTGCTAATAGAAGGCGCCATAAGCAAGATGGCGGCCGTGCTAGAGCAGGGGTATGCTAGCGTATGGGCGAACTGTTATTTTGAGATCGACGGCGAGCCGACGACGAAATTTTCGGGATTTGGACTGAGTAAAAGCGGGGAAATTTCGCCGCAGGACTACTACGACGGCAAGATAACGGGCGAGTTTTTGATAATGTTTCGCCGCGACGCCATCGGTCAGAGGCGCTTTAAAAAGGGGCTTTACGGTAGTGAAAATACGCTTTGGATCTATCTTTTTGACCTTCCTGCTTACTACCTGCACGATGCCGTGCGTATTTACCGCTTTCACCGCAGCGACAGCGTCACGATAAACTCGTTTAAACGCCCGCTTTGCATAATGAAAGGCTACGCTATGACTGCGGAGCTTATTTTGCAAAAGATCGCCGAGAAAAACGCTCAAGCTAGCGCAAGCGGCTCAAATTCGGCCGAGCCGAAATTTCGCGTAAACGATGCTCATATCGCGATCCTATACAAAATGGCGGCGTATTATGCTAAATTCGGCGGCGAATACAAAAAAATGTACGAATATCTTTTTAAAAGCCTCAAATTTAAATTTACAAAAGAAGCGCTTGCAATGCTGATTTTAAGCCCATTTCCAAAGTCGATGATTTTGTTTTTAACTAAAATTCGCGTTTGGATATATAAAAAAACGCACGGCGAATGA
- a CDS encoding glycosyltransferase, with protein MKKLAVFLYSMGPGGAERVVSNLLPALCEKYEVHLVLMSEVVAYEIPSAVKIHFLERSDPYESGVKKLFRLAFALPSLALKYKKLCENMGVDAHFVLMNRPCYAALAAKILGLKGRMVISERSCPSVIYKSGLSGLANRILVKALYPRADLILANAQGNAEDLVRNFGCDGEKTKVLYNAVDLAAIKTLTDEPLEDKFKPFFLNIGRLDSGKNQAMLIRIIANLNDERATLGILGKGPLQVELQNLIDELGVSSRVKLLGTDKNPFKFIKNAQCFVCASMFEGFSNVLLEALACERFIISTDHKSGARELLGDNEYGVLTPVDDEKAMETAMRRALEDENLRRDYEKKAYGRVVKFDKNAVAAQLIGYLEGKNVE; from the coding sequence ATGAAAAAATTAGCCGTTTTTCTCTACTCGATGGGGCCTGGCGGCGCGGAGCGCGTGGTCTCAAATCTGCTCCCGGCTCTGTGCGAAAAATACGAAGTTCATCTCGTTTTGATGAGCGAGGTCGTAGCCTACGAGATACCAAGTGCGGTAAAAATTCACTTCCTCGAGCGCTCGGATCCTTATGAAAGCGGCGTAAAAAAGCTTTTTCGACTAGCTTTTGCGCTACCCTCTTTAGCTCTAAAATACAAAAAACTTTGCGAAAATATGGGCGTCGACGCGCATTTTGTTTTAATGAATCGTCCTTGCTACGCGGCTTTAGCGGCTAAAATTTTAGGCCTAAAAGGACGGATGGTGATAAGCGAGCGCAGCTGCCCGTCGGTCATCTATAAAAGTGGCCTTAGCGGGCTTGCCAATAGAATTTTAGTTAAGGCGCTCTATCCTAGAGCCGATCTGATTTTGGCCAACGCGCAGGGAAACGCCGAGGATCTAGTGCGAAATTTCGGCTGCGACGGGGAAAAGACGAAGGTACTATATAATGCGGTTGATTTAGCAGCGATAAAAACTCTTACCGATGAGCCGCTAGAGGATAAATTTAAGCCGTTTTTTCTAAATATCGGGCGGCTTGATAGCGGTAAAAATCAAGCGATGTTAATAAGAATAATCGCAAATTTAAACGACGAGCGCGCGACGCTTGGGATTTTAGGCAAGGGGCCTTTGCAAGTCGAGCTTCAAAATTTGATCGACGAGCTTGGCGTAAGCTCGCGCGTAAAGCTACTAGGCACGGACAAAAATCCGTTTAAATTTATCAAAAACGCGCAGTGTTTTGTCTGCGCTTCGATGTTTGAAGGCTTTTCAAACGTACTTTTAGAGGCGCTTGCCTGCGAGAGATTTATCATCTCCACCGATCACAAAAGCGGCGCTAGAGAGCTTCTTGGCGACAATGAATACGGCGTTTTAACGCCCGTTGATGACGAAAAAGCGATGGAGACTGCGATGAGGCGAGCGCTTGAGGATGAAAATTTGAGGCGGGATTACGAAAAAAAAGCGTACGGCCGCGTAGTAAAATTTGATAAAAACGCCGTCGCGGCGCAGCTCATAGGATACTTAGAGGGTAAAAATGTCGAGTAA
- a CDS encoding glycosyltransferase family 25 protein: MKNLVFVISLKSDETRREKLKERFKNYGEFKLVEATDGRAMSAKEYYGYALPSLEAYGRLLSPSEVGCSLSHVRAYEEFLKSNARFALILEDDVIGGEDGVKKAFETAAKMDAGSVLICGAQDGLEGRFSAFGKKLEDDFWLVSKRSYGTIYRAAAYVLDRRAAEAILQTHKKALCVADFWRILLLQNGLKMYFSDIFAHPTDLADSNIQAERVQRAQAKVSPLARLNSLKYVAATRFEAVILGYERIFKR; the protein is encoded by the coding sequence ATGAAAAATTTAGTATTCGTTATCTCGCTAAAAAGCGACGAGACGCGCCGCGAAAAGCTAAAAGAGCGGTTTAAAAACTACGGCGAATTTAAGCTCGTCGAAGCGACCGACGGTAGAGCGATGAGCGCAAAGGAGTACTACGGCTACGCGCTGCCTAGCCTTGAGGCTTACGGCAGGCTGTTAAGCCCGTCCGAGGTCGGCTGCTCGCTATCTCATGTGCGCGCTTACGAGGAGTTTTTAAAAAGCAACGCCCGGTTTGCGCTCATCTTAGAAGACGACGTTATCGGAGGCGAGGACGGCGTGAAAAAGGCGTTTGAAACGGCTGCAAAGATGGATGCGGGCTCGGTGCTCATTTGCGGCGCGCAGGATGGGCTGGAGGGGCGGTTTAGCGCATTCGGTAAAAAGCTAGAAGATGATTTTTGGCTGGTCTCAAAGCGCTCTTACGGCACGATCTACCGAGCGGCTGCTTACGTGCTTGATAGGCGCGCGGCAGAAGCGATTTTGCAAACGCACAAAAAGGCGCTTTGCGTGGCCGATTTTTGGCGGATTTTACTTTTGCAAAACGGCTTAAAGATGTATTTTAGCGATATTTTCGCGCATCCGACCGATTTAGCGGACTCAAATATCCAAGCCGAGCGGGTGCAAAGAGCGCAGGCAAAAGTCTCACCGCTAGCTCGTCTAAATAGCTTAAAATATGTCGCCGCAACGCGCTTTGAAGCGGTAATTTTGGGCTATGAGCGGATATTTAAAAGATAA
- a CDS encoding MATE family efflux transporter, whose translation MLVNLISSIVVFIVSMGINFFLTPYILKSLGNEAYGFVGLSNAIVAYALVVTAAINSVSGRFVAYEWHRGDNCAANAYYSSVLVVNIFFCVLILLGAGIFILNLQSVLNVSDALLGDVRLTFAFYFINFCVGLFNGVISVSMFIKNKLYIISVRNAASSAILAALIVALFYFFRPMIAYIAISALVASLFVFFTSVWVSRRITPELKFNPREFDFARIKELLKSGVYNSFNALNRVLMSGMDLFICNIFLSANATGILAVSKAAPIILESFVAQLSAIFAPKFVEHYSKSNLTALVAEAKFSMRVTAFVMSVPAAIFVAFGREFYTLWLPFKNADEINLIYNLSMITLVPIIFISYVFSLFNLDSATNKLKRPAIANTILGAGTILAQIAVLKFTDYGIYGMTAVGAALYSVRILGFDLINAALNLSLPLTTFYGVYFKNLAVFAAVCGLFFWLRNFVQISSWGEFAAYSAVLLALGYAASLFLIFDKREQLVVINKIKSKFKR comes from the coding sequence ATGCTCGTAAATTTGATCAGCTCCATCGTCGTTTTTATCGTCTCGATGGGGATAAATTTTTTCCTCACGCCCTACATCCTAAAAAGCCTAGGCAACGAAGCCTACGGCTTTGTCGGGCTGTCTAACGCTATCGTGGCTTACGCCCTAGTCGTAACCGCTGCGATAAACTCGGTTAGCGGCCGCTTCGTCGCGTACGAGTGGCACAGAGGCGACAACTGCGCGGCAAACGCCTACTACTCGTCGGTTCTAGTCGTAAATATCTTTTTTTGCGTTCTTATTTTGCTTGGCGCGGGTATTTTTATCTTAAATTTGCAAAGCGTGCTAAACGTGAGCGACGCGCTACTAGGCGACGTGCGGCTTACTTTCGCGTTTTATTTTATAAATTTTTGCGTCGGACTTTTTAACGGCGTCATCAGCGTATCGATGTTTATCAAAAACAAGCTTTACATCATCTCCGTTCGCAACGCCGCGTCTAGCGCCATTTTAGCCGCTCTCATCGTAGCGCTTTTTTATTTTTTTAGACCGATGATCGCCTATATCGCGATCTCCGCTCTAGTTGCGTCGCTCTTTGTTTTTTTTACGAGCGTTTGGGTTTCGCGCCGCATCACTCCCGAGCTTAAATTTAACCCGCGAGAATTTGACTTTGCACGTATAAAAGAGCTTTTGAAATCTGGCGTCTATAATAGCTTTAACGCCCTAAACCGCGTGCTTATGAGCGGTATGGATCTGTTTATCTGCAACATATTTTTAAGCGCTAACGCGACGGGAATTTTAGCCGTTTCAAAGGCGGCTCCGATCATTTTAGAGAGCTTTGTAGCGCAGCTTAGCGCGATATTTGCGCCCAAATTCGTCGAGCACTACTCCAAATCAAATTTGACCGCGCTTGTTGCGGAGGCTAAATTTTCGATGCGAGTTACGGCATTTGTCATGAGCGTACCAGCGGCCATTTTCGTGGCTTTCGGGCGCGAATTTTACACGCTTTGGTTGCCTTTTAAAAACGCGGACGAGATAAATCTAATCTATAATCTCTCGATGATAACTCTAGTGCCGATTATATTTATCAGCTACGTTTTTTCTCTATTTAATCTCGACAGTGCGACCAATAAACTAAAACGCCCCGCGATAGCAAACACGATTTTGGGCGCGGGCACGATTTTGGCGCAGATTGCCGTGCTTAAATTTACGGACTACGGCATTTACGGTATGACGGCCGTCGGCGCCGCGCTTTATTCGGTGCGCATTTTGGGATTTGACCTCATAAACGCCGCGTTAAATTTGAGCTTGCCGCTTACTACTTTTTACGGCGTTTATTTTAAAAATTTAGCCGTTTTCGCGGCCGTTTGCGGACTATTTTTTTGGCTGCGAAATTTTGTGCAGATTTCAAGCTGGGGCGAATTTGCCGCGTATTCGGCGGTTTTGCTTGCGCTCGGTTACGCTGCGAGCCTATTTTTGATATTTGACAAAAGAGAACAGCTAGTCGTGATAAATAAAATCAAATCAAAGTTTAAAAGATGA